In Geminocystis sp. NIES-3708, a single window of DNA contains:
- a CDS encoding ShlB/FhaC/HecB family hemolysin secretion/activation protein, with protein MYKITFFLTLISFVSYTKITTAQTIPRLNPPPLNPPSDIQPLPPLENVLPTPPTETNPSSPLENIEGEIIVKKFKVIGSTIFSEEKFKQILANYTNTPITFSQLVEAQEKITQLYVDNGYITSGAFIPQQTIIPDNTVVTIQVIEGKVESIEISGLHHLQENYVRNRLAIGAKSPLNQQKLLQSLQLLQVNPLLSQVSAKLIEGTTVGNNILEVNAIEAKAFFAMVSYDNYRNPSVGTNRILGQITHNNLIGWGDRFNVTYYHTDGSDSLDDLSYTLPVNAHNGTVSFAFRSSESKVIYPEIFEPFDLESNYEKYELTYRQPIYQTANQEFALGITTDWQNSSNYLLGEPFPLSRGADADGKTRVFAIRFFQEYNKRSLRDVFLARSQFNFGISAFGATNNNDDRPDSNFFVWRGQSQYLNLLTPDVMWLVRGDLQLANKTLLPVEQFSIGGIYTVRGYSQDALLADNGFFASTELRANILKIPKWKTTLQLSPFFDFGTVWNNDNIPLQKNSLASVGLGLKLLISDRFSARIDYGIPLVNLNDDNNTLQGDGIYFSFELKPF; from the coding sequence ATGTATAAAATAACTTTTTTTCTCACCCTAATTAGTTTTGTTAGTTATACAAAAATAACCACTGCACAAACTATTCCAAGACTAAATCCTCCACCCCTCAATCCACCTTCTGATATTCAGCCTTTACCTCCCCTTGAAAATGTTTTACCTACGCCTCCCACAGAAACAAATCCTTCTTCACCTTTAGAAAATATTGAGGGAGAAATCATTGTTAAAAAGTTTAAAGTAATCGGGAGTACTATTTTTAGTGAAGAAAAATTTAAGCAAATTCTAGCTAATTATACTAATACTCCCATCACTTTCAGTCAATTGGTGGAAGCACAAGAAAAAATTACTCAGTTGTATGTAGATAATGGTTATATTACTTCAGGAGCTTTCATTCCACAACAAACTATCATCCCAGACAATACCGTGGTGACGATTCAAGTTATTGAGGGAAAAGTAGAATCTATCGAAATCAGTGGTTTACACCATCTTCAAGAAAATTATGTACGTAATCGGTTAGCCATTGGGGCAAAATCTCCCCTAAATCAACAAAAATTACTCCAATCGTTACAATTATTACAGGTTAACCCCCTACTTTCTCAAGTTTCTGCCAAATTAATTGAAGGCACGACTGTTGGTAATAATATTCTAGAGGTTAATGCTATCGAAGCTAAGGCTTTTTTTGCCATGGTAAGTTATGATAATTATCGCAATCCCAGTGTTGGCACTAATCGCATTTTAGGGCAGATAACCCATAATAACCTAATTGGTTGGGGTGATCGATTTAATGTTACCTACTATCATACGGATGGAAGCGATAGTTTAGATGATCTTAGTTATACTTTACCCGTAAACGCTCACAATGGTACAGTAAGTTTTGCCTTTAGGAGTAGCGAATCGAAAGTTATCTATCCCGAAATTTTTGAGCCTTTTGACTTAGAATCTAACTATGAAAAATATGAGTTAACCTATCGTCAACCCATCTATCAAACCGCTAACCAAGAATTTGCTTTAGGCATTACCACCGACTGGCAAAATAGTAGTAACTATTTACTGGGTGAGCCTTTTCCCTTATCCCGTGGTGCGGATGCTGACGGTAAAACCAGGGTGTTTGCTATCCGTTTTTTTCAAGAGTATAACAAGCGTAGTCTAAGAGATGTATTTTTAGCCCGTTCTCAATTTAACTTTGGTATCTCTGCTTTTGGAGCAACTAACAATAATGATGATAGACCCGATAGTAATTTTTTCGTATGGCGGGGACAAAGTCAATACCTCAATTTGTTAACTCCTGATGTCATGTGGTTAGTTAGGGGAGATTTACAATTAGCTAATAAAACTTTACTTCCCGTCGAGCAATTTAGTATAGGGGGGATTTATACCGTCAGAGGTTACTCTCAAGACGCCTTACTTGCAGATAATGGTTTTTTTGCTTCGACAGAATTACGTGCTAACATTTTAAAAATTCCTAAATGGAAAACTACCTTACAACTATCACCCTTTTTTGATTTTGGTACAGTTTGGAATAACGATAATATTCCTTTACAAAAAAATAGTCTTGCGAGTGTTGGTTTAGGTTTAAAACTGTTAATCAGTGATCGTTTTTCTGCCAGAATTGATTATGGTATTCCCCTAGTTAATTTAAATGATGATAATAACACCTTACAGGGAGATGGAATTTATTTTTCTTTTGAATTAAAACCATTTTAG
- a CDS encoding CHAT domain-containing protein has product MKIQPFFKLALLTFFFTVNFTVKSNKVLAFEMMTEAEIFYQKGDYSSAIETLKNIISQGKEKKDIISQSQSLINLALIYLHQQEFTLADSTIKKALSVVNQIDDQDKNKSKLLNFAFEIQAEVEMEIASPEIAIQTWKKSSKIAEKRGDISQFIYAEIKQTRALQELGFYRQALDKLTSIQSKLENAPQNIITAQAWLTLGEKLSTIGEFNQGEIALNKALEIAENYKQDSLIANIFIAQGNLAFLIKKENLDYRVNSINQSENYLENIDLFKNIEAGTYKSIIQNNKKQINKDLNNINNYYQKAINIQDVPEIKVIAKLTYLGLLINYNDLHNIDNVIDEILENINRISIKPNKNSINYRISLANNLLEIDAKKYTQFIIQQLKLAYQESNSINYNRGKSNALGNLGKLYFSLNNFKESQNLTSKALYFSQEIKASDLSYQWHWLLGKIARENNQRDKAISSYQSAVNILKNLRGDLAGINNDLEFDFRTNIEPIYREFVDLLLNDTATDEEIKLARNTIDSLQVAELDNFFRDACLDIKPINLEKIIDQETAIFYPIILEDRLEVIVSIGNKTLHHHSIKIDQKKINSEIDILTNNLSAENLQDLNSIQLSLYNLYNNIIEPVKEKLVSFQVKNLVFVADGNLKNIPMSALFDGNKYLIENYNIAVAPSLQLLPPENSKNSQQKVILSGLSDMNQENELGKTFDPLPQVAVEIKKINNIIPQSETLLNQEFTQNQLKKIINNSLSPIIHIATHGQFSSDKNSTFLLTWDEKIGIEELTSLFQNYNKKQPLELLVLSACQTAVGDKRATLGLAGISLKAGARTTVASLWPVVDESTQLLISDFYQQLNNPFISKAEALRKAQIDMIKHSQYSHPSYWSAFILIGNWL; this is encoded by the coding sequence ATGAAAATTCAACCATTTTTTAAACTTGCCTTGCTAACATTTTTTTTCACAGTTAATTTTACGGTGAAATCTAATAAAGTTTTAGCATTTGAGATGATGACAGAAGCTGAAATTTTTTATCAAAAAGGAGACTATTCTTCTGCTATTGAAACCTTAAAAAATATTATTTCTCAAGGAAAAGAAAAAAAAGATATTATTTCTCAATCTCAAAGTTTAATTAATCTCGCTTTAATCTATCTTCATCAACAAGAATTTACTCTTGCCGATTCTACTATTAAAAAAGCTTTAAGTGTTGTTAATCAAATCGATGATCAAGATAAGAATAAATCCAAACTACTGAATTTTGCTTTTGAAATTCAAGCAGAAGTAGAAATGGAAATTGCTTCCCCTGAAATTGCTATTCAAACATGGAAAAAAAGTAGTAAAATAGCAGAAAAAAGGGGTGATATTAGTCAATTTATTTATGCTGAAATTAAACAAACTAGAGCATTACAAGAATTAGGATTTTATCGTCAAGCCTTAGATAAATTAACCAGTATTCAAAGTAAATTAGAAAACGCACCTCAAAATATAATAACAGCTCAAGCATGGTTAACTCTAGGGGAAAAATTAAGTACAATTGGTGAGTTTAATCAAGGAGAAATTGCTTTAAATAAAGCCTTAGAAATAGCAGAAAATTATAAGCAAGATTCTTTAATAGCTAATATATTTATAGCTCAAGGAAATTTAGCTTTTTTGATAAAGAAAGAAAATCTTGATTACCGTGTCAATAGTATTAATCAAAGTGAGAATTATTTAGAAAATATCGATTTATTTAAAAATATTGAAGCTGGGACTTATAAAAGTATTATTCAAAACAATAAAAAGCAAATTAATAAAGATTTGAATAATATTAATAACTATTATCAAAAAGCAATTAATATTCAAGATGTTCCCGAAATAAAAGTTATTGCTAAGTTGACTTATTTAGGGTTATTAATTAATTATAATGATCTTCATAATATAGATAATGTAATTGATGAGATTCTCGAAAATATAAATAGAATAAGTATTAAACCAAATAAAAATAGTATTAATTATCGAATAAGTTTAGCTAATAATTTATTAGAAATTGATGCTAAAAAGTATACTCAGTTTATTATACAACAATTAAAATTAGCTTATCAAGAAAGTAATAGTATTAATTATAATCGAGGAAAAAGTAATGCTCTAGGAAATTTAGGAAAGTTGTATTTTTCTTTGAATAATTTTAAAGAATCTCAAAATTTGACATCAAAAGCATTATATTTTAGTCAAGAAATAAAAGCCTCAGATTTAAGTTATCAATGGCATTGGTTATTAGGAAAAATTGCCAGAGAAAATAATCAACGAGATAAAGCTATTTCTTCCTATCAATCTGCTGTAAATATTTTAAAAAATTTGAGGGGTGATTTGGCAGGAATAAATAATGATCTGGAATTTGATTTTAGAACTAATATTGAGCCAATATATCGAGAATTTGTCGATCTTTTATTAAATGATACCGCCACTGATGAAGAAATAAAATTAGCAAGAAATACGATTGATTCTTTACAAGTAGCGGAGTTAGATAACTTTTTTCGTGATGCTTGTTTAGATATAAAACCTATTAATTTAGAGAAGATAATTGATCAAGAAACAGCTATTTTTTATCCCATTATTTTAGAGGATAGATTAGAAGTAATTGTCTCCATCGGAAATAAAACTTTACATCATCATAGTATTAAAATTGATCAGAAAAAAATCAATTCTGAAATCGATATTTTAACTAATAATTTATCGGCTGAAAATCTTCAAGATCTTAATTCTATTCAATTATCATTATATAATTTATATAATAATATTATTGAACCAGTTAAAGAAAAATTAGTTTCATTTCAAGTCAAAAATTTAGTCTTTGTCGCTGATGGAAACTTAAAAAATATTCCTATGTCAGCACTTTTTGATGGTAATAAATATCTTATAGAAAATTATAATATTGCCGTTGCTCCCAGTTTACAATTATTACCGCCAGAAAATTCTAAAAATTCTCAACAAAAAGTAATATTGTCAGGATTAAGTGACATGAATCAAGAAAATGAATTAGGAAAAACTTTTGATCCTTTACCCCAAGTTGCTGTAGAAATAAAAAAAATTAATAATATTATTCCTCAAAGTGAAACTCTTTTAAATCAAGAATTTACCCAAAATCAACTCAAAAAAATCATTAATAATTCTCTTTCACCCATTATACATATTGCTACTCACGGACAATTTAGTTCCGATAAAAATAGTACATTTTTGTTAACGTGGGATGAAAAAATTGGGATCGAAGAACTCACAAGTTTATTTCAAAACTATAATAAAAAACAACCTTTAGAATTATTAGTTTTAAGTGCCTGTCAAACAGCCGTAGGTGATAAAAGAGCAACTTTGGGTTTAGCTGGAATATCTTTGAAAGCAGGTGCGAGAACTACTGTTGCAAGTTTATGGCCCGTAGTAGATGAGTCAACACAATTACTCATAAGTGATTTTTACCAACAATTAAATAATCCCTTTATTTCTAAAGCAGAAGCATTAAGAAAAGCACAGATTGACATGATTAAACATTCCCAATACAGTCATCCTTCCTATTGGTCTGCTTTTATTTTAATCGGTAATTGGTTATAA
- a CDS encoding filamentous hemagglutinin N-terminal domain-containing protein: protein MLITKKKLLLISVILSLFKPNYIKAQIIPDQTLGQESSIINQLEQTLQHIEGGAIRGNNLFHSFLDFNIGEGNATYFVNPSGIINILTRITGNNSSQILGELGVLGSANLFFINPNGIFFGPNAQLNINGSFIASTASSILLSDGSEFSATNPQTPPLLTISVPVGLQFNGLPQSIINEASLTIAPSQTIALVGGEILIKGSEITSESGRISLGAVQENSIVNLATDNLGWVLDYSQIQNGGDINISEASFLNVTGDTGGNIEIYGQNINVTEESYLQSDTLTFGSGSHISIMALDSVNVEDSGISTGISSNNEAEVDQAGDINITTNRLNVNRSQIGSLTEGTELGGDVNIKAYDSINLSGFSEYDDGIAPGGLFSQSFSDGDSGNIFIETGELRIQNGSVIDTATFGQGKSGNINIQASKLITLEGSDIQTGILAQTADDPSAFGDAGNITIATQQLNILDGAQILVVSRNGSQGGELTVNADNSILVSATNSIATPTSGQSSISVSAEPAKIDETGNVTILPGGNGGNLLINTNKLTVEKGAKISSDTYGLGNGGTLTLNVNQLNLLNGGVINSGSLVEENSPTLERGNGGTLTINANEYINISGSGTIGSNLIPVNSALITETQGIRGNAGELFINTPQLFMSNQGIITASTSGENANANRILIDNAQLVILDNSRILSLVDEGAIGNSGEIIINTNNLRLENSSVILTSTSGQGNAGAITINAQDSVNIKGIRDGLLSAIASEITETGRGDSGKITIETGTLTLNDGSLISANTFGIGNAGLIDIKATDSITLSGDNSSGFVNAITTEVAKNAEGNSEGIKINTSSLTLQDGAVISASTFSLGNTGLIDITATDSLTMSGENSLGFTNAIVSAVRENAQGDSEGIKINTSSLIIDDGSLISANTFGIGNAGLIEITATDSITILGEDSRSSISGIASEVGEGGKGNSGGIKINTGVLTINDGGLISASLSGEGKAGAIAITATDSITIQGEDSQGFGSDIASEVEETAIGDSGGITVDTSSLNISDGGAISTVTSGKGNAGKIEIKADSVLLSGKDNNNLVSRVVSEVDETGIGNSNEINITTTTLELNQGAAISASTFGQGNAGNININATDSVSLNGTSFNEDVNREVGGIFAVTFTDKNAGNINLDTGKLTISEGSGIETFTEGQGNAGDININTRDSIILDNDTKLIVETRNQGKAGNITIHSPTLTIGNNAELSAKSTDSATGENAIAGDITLNVNQLNIAGELGIFAETNSEANAGNLTIQPYQIIGQDAFPLNTNLNIQFIDNGFISARTTNSGDGGSITINTPENIYIRGLGSITAETSGNGKAGNINLTSKNITITDGVSINTSTESAGNAGLIIFNATESIFLTNQAQIISEVKQGAIGDSQGILINTPQLTIADNSQISAATQGEGKAGNIDILAESNVTITDNSLLNVQTDSIGEAGNINITTDILTIGENSELSAKTTINATGNAGNINIFANFLDIKGELGIFAETDGVADAGNLNINPHDNSDLTVTFGDKGQISASTTNSGNGGNININAPKIINLQGDGIIKVETLGSGKAGNILINSENINLSNGLEINASTQSTGDAGNINLSGNQINISQTNINAFTDGKGNAGSILIDNADNLNVTNNTQISTEIRSKGEANQPANITISSNRFNLNNSEITASTSGIGEGGNIFINAKTPLTLDNQAKITSALNEGGIGKGGNIIINAPSLNLDNDSQINASNAGNGEGGFVQLIIDDTVKLNNNSQIATAVEKTGVGLGGRIKVNTQTLNLDNQSQLRASTLGQGNADSILVNADNVTLTNGSRINTETDGQFQAGNITLNLKENLFISGNNSGLFANTQVNSTGNGGSININAPLLNIINEGEIAVNSLGSGEGGDITVNTNNLNLDNGDITTQTLSSDGGNLTLNIQNLLTLFNSSNITATAGTAQAGGDGGNILLNAPFIISSPANPFNAITANAFEGDGGNIDITTNLILGGEFFTISASSQLGLDGEVIIRNPNVDPTSGLISLDSNFVDVENLINQNACKFIGNKLAGSFYIIKKGGLPAQPNDFNYQNIILTPWLNLDFDTKEKPTNLSLSREKLTLPPSLSFSCVTQ, encoded by the coding sequence ATGTTAATAACAAAAAAAAAATTATTACTAATATCAGTTATTTTATCTTTATTTAAACCTAATTATATTAAAGCTCAAATCATACCTGATCAAACCTTAGGTCAAGAAAGTTCTATTATAAATCAACTAGAGCAAACTTTACAACATATAGAAGGTGGAGCAATTAGAGGGAATAATTTATTCCATAGTTTTTTAGATTTTAATATCGGTGAAGGAAATGCTACTTATTTTGTAAATCCTTCAGGAATAATCAATATTCTTACTCGTATAACAGGTAATAATAGTTCACAAATTTTAGGAGAATTAGGGGTTTTAGGTTCTGCTAATTTATTTTTTATTAATCCTAATGGTATCTTTTTTGGTCCTAATGCACAATTAAATATTAATGGTTCTTTTATTGCTAGTACTGCTAGTAGTATTTTATTGAGTGACGGTTCAGAATTTAGCGCTACAAATCCTCAAACACCTCCTCTCTTAACAATTAGTGTACCTGTAGGTTTACAATTCAATGGTCTTCCCCAAAGTATCATTAATGAAGCTAGTTTAACCATTGCACCTTCTCAAACTATCGCCCTTGTAGGAGGAGAGATTTTAATAAAAGGTAGTGAAATAACCAGCGAAAGTGGAAGAATCTCATTAGGTGCAGTACAAGAAAATAGCATCGTTAATCTAGCTACGGATAATTTAGGTTGGGTATTAGATTATTCTCAAATCCAAAATGGTGGGGACATTAATATATCGGAAGCCTCATTTTTAAATGTGACTGGTGATACAGGCGGCAATATTGAAATCTACGGACAGAATATTAATGTTACCGAAGAAAGCTATCTTCAAAGTGATACATTAACTTTCGGCAGTGGTTCGCATATATCAATTATGGCATTGGATTCAGTAAATGTCGAGGATTCAGGAATATCTACTGGTATATCTAGTAATAATGAGGCTGAGGTTGATCAAGCAGGAGACATTAATATTACCACAAATCGGTTGAATGTTAATCGATCGCAAATTGGCTCACTAACCGAAGGCACTGAATTAGGTGGTGATGTTAACATAAAAGCTTATGATTCCATTAATTTAAGCGGATTTAGTGAATATGATGATGGTATAGCACCGGGTGGATTATTTTCTCAATCTTTTTCCGATGGAGATAGTGGAAATATATTCATTGAAACTGGCGAGTTAAGGATTCAAAATGGCTCAGTAATTGATACAGCTACTTTTGGGCAAGGAAAATCTGGTAATATTAATATTCAAGCCTCGAAATTAATCACATTAGAAGGTTCAGATATACAAACAGGTATTTTAGCTCAAACAGCAGATGATCCTTCTGCTTTTGGGGATGCAGGAAATATTACCATTGCAACTCAACAACTCAATATTTTAGATGGAGCACAAATATTAGTTGTTTCTCGTAATGGTAGTCAAGGAGGGGAATTAACCGTAAATGCAGATAATTCGATTTTAGTTAGTGCTACTAATTCAATCGCTACCCCAACCAGTGGACAAAGTTCAATTTCAGTCTCTGCTGAACCTGCTAAGATAGATGAAACTGGAAACGTGACGATTCTTCCGGGAGGAAATGGTGGTAATTTACTAATCAATACCAATAAATTAACCGTTGAAAAAGGAGCAAAAATTTCCTCTGATACCTATGGGCTTGGCAATGGAGGTACGTTAACATTAAATGTTAATCAATTAAATTTATTGAATGGTGGTGTAATCAATTCCGGTTCATTAGTTGAAGAAAATTCTCCCACTTTAGAAAGAGGAAATGGAGGTACTTTAACTATTAATGCCAATGAATATATTAATATTTCTGGTAGTGGTACGATAGGTTCTAATTTGATTCCTGTTAATAGTGCCTTAATTACTGAGACTCAAGGTATTAGGGGCAATGCTGGGGAATTATTTATTAATACCCCTCAACTATTTATGTCTAATCAAGGAATTATTACGGCTAGTACTTCAGGAGAAAATGCCAATGCTAATCGTATTTTAATTGATAATGCCCAGTTGGTAATTCTTGATAATAGTCGTATTTTAAGTCTGGTTGATGAAGGAGCAATCGGTAATAGTGGTGAAATTATAATTAACACTAATAATCTTAGATTAGAGAACTCATCAGTAATTTTAACATCAACATCAGGACAGGGAAATGCGGGTGCAATTACCATTAATGCCCAAGATTCAGTTAATATTAAAGGAATCCGTGACGGTTTATTAAGTGCGATTGCATCGGAAATTACCGAAACAGGGAGAGGAGATAGTGGCAAAATCACCATAGAAACAGGTACTTTAACTCTCAATGATGGTAGTTTAATCTCAGCAAATACTTTTGGCATCGGCAATGCAGGATTAATTGACATTAAAGCGACTGATAGTATTACATTATCAGGAGATAACAGTTCTGGCTTTGTTAATGCCATTACTACTGAGGTAGCAAAAAACGCCGAAGGCAATAGCGAAGGTATCAAAATTAACACTTCATCCCTAACCCTCCAAGATGGTGCAGTTATTTCCGCTAGTACTTTTAGTTTAGGGAATACAGGATTGATTGATATTACTGCCACTGATTCTCTCACTATGTCAGGGGAAAATAGTCTCGGTTTTACTAATGCAATTGTTAGTGCTGTCAGAGAAAATGCTCAAGGTGACAGTGAAGGTATTAAAATTAACACATCTTCTCTCATTATCGATGATGGTTCATTAATTTCGGCTAATACTTTCGGAATAGGTAATGCCGGATTAATTGAAATTACAGCTACCGACTCAATTACTATTTTAGGGGAAGATAGCCGAAGTTCTATTAGTGGTATTGCTAGTGAAGTAGGGGAAGGTGGCAAAGGAAATAGCGGAGGAATCAAGATTAATACGGGAGTTTTAACTATCAATGATGGTGGTTTAATTTCTGCCAGTTTATCAGGAGAAGGGAAAGCAGGTGCGATCGCCATTACGGCTACCGACTCTATTACGATTCAAGGAGAAGATAGTCAAGGTTTTGGCAGTGATATTGCCAGTGAAGTAGAAGAAACGGCTATTGGTGATAGCGGAGGAATTACCGTTGATACCTCATCCCTTAATATCAGTGACGGAGGGGCTATTTCTACCGTTACTTCAGGGAAAGGTAATGCAGGTAAAATTGAAATCAAAGCCGATTCTGTCTTACTATCAGGCAAGGATAATAATAATTTGGTGAGTCGTGTTGTTAGTGAAGTAGATGAAACAGGCATAGGAAATAGCAATGAGATTAATATTACAACCACAACCCTAGAATTAAATCAAGGTGCGGCGATTTCTGCCTCTACTTTTGGGCAGGGAAACGCAGGTAATATTAATATTAATGCTACTGATTCTGTTTCCCTTAATGGTACTTCTTTTAATGAAGATGTCAATCGAGAAGTAGGCGGAATTTTTGCTGTCACTTTTACCGATAAAAATGCAGGAAACATTAACCTAGATACAGGAAAACTCACTATATCTGAAGGCTCAGGTATTGAAACTTTTACTGAAGGGCAAGGAAACGCAGGTGATATTAATATCAACACCCGTGACAGTATCATCCTCGATAACGATACCAAATTAATTGTTGAAACCAGAAATCAAGGTAAAGCAGGAAATATTACCATTCACTCACCAACCCTTACCATTGGCAATAATGCGGAATTAAGTGCTAAAAGTACTGACTCTGCTACGGGAGAAAATGCGATCGCCGGTGATATAACTCTAAATGTTAATCAACTTAACATTGCTGGAGAATTAGGCATTTTTGCCGAAACCAATAGCGAAGCCAATGCAGGTAATTTAACTATTCAACCTTATCAAATTATCGGGCAAGATGCCTTTCCTCTTAATACCAATTTAAACATTCAATTTATTGATAACGGCTTTATTTCTGCTCGTACTACTAATAGCGGTGACGGTGGTAGTATTACTATTAATACCCCTGAAAATATCTATATTCGAGGACTTGGGTCGATTACAGCAGAAACATCAGGTAACGGAAAAGCAGGAAACATCAACCTCACCAGCAAAAATATTACCATTACCGATGGAGTTTCTATCAACACCTCGACGGAATCAGCAGGAAATGCAGGTTTAATCATCTTTAATGCCACAGAATCAATATTTTTGACAAATCAAGCTCAAATCATCTCTGAAGTAAAACAAGGGGCAATAGGTGACTCTCAAGGTATCTTAATTAACACTCCTCAATTGACAATTGCTGACAACTCTCAGATTTCCGCCGCTACTCAAGGAGAAGGAAAAGCTGGTAATATTGATATTTTAGCAGAATCCAACGTTACCATCACTGATAATAGCTTGTTAAATGTACAAACTGATAGTATTGGCGAGGCAGGTAACATTAACATTACCACGGATATTTTAACTATTGGGGAAAATTCTGAATTAAGTGCCAAAACAACAATTAACGCTACGGGAAATGCTGGTAATATCAATATTTTTGCTAATTTTCTTGATATAAAAGGAGAGTTAGGAATTTTTGCTGAAACTGACGGGGTAGCTGACGCAGGTAACTTAAATATTAACCCCCATGATAATTCTGATTTAACCGTCACCTTTGGTGATAAAGGGCAAATTTCCGCCTCTACTACTAACTCAGGAAACGGAGGCAATATTAACATTAACGCACCTAAGATAATTAATCTACAAGGAGATGGAATAATCAAAGTTGAAACTCTAGGTAGTGGCAAAGCAGGAAATATCTTGATTAATAGTGAAAATATCAATCTCAGTAATGGATTAGAAATAAATGCCTCAACCCAATCCACAGGAGATGCAGGTAATATTAATCTCTCAGGAAATCAAATTAATATCAGTCAGACAAATATTAACGCCTTCACCGATGGCAAAGGTAACGCCGGAAGCATCCTCATCGACAATGCTGATAATTTGAATGTGACGAATAACACACAAATTTCCACCGAGATAAGAAGTAAAGGAGAAGCCAATCAACCAGCCAATATTACCATTAGCAGTAACCGTTTTAACCTTAATAATTCAGAAATAACTGCTTCCACTTCAGGCATTGGTGAAGGAGGTAATATTTTTATCAATGCTAAAACACCTTTAACATTAGATAATCAGGCAAAAATTACCAGTGCTTTAAATGAAGGAGGTATCGGTAAAGGAGGTAATATCATTATCAATGCCCCTAGTTTAAATTTAGATAATGACAGCCAAATCAATGCGAGTAATGCAGGAAATGGGGAAGGAGGGTTTGTACAACTCATCATTGATGACACAGTTAAACTCAATAATAACAGTCAGATTGCCACCGCCGTAGAAAAAACAGGAGTAGGATTAGGAGGCAGAATAAAAGTTAATACTCAAACATTAAACCTAGATAACCAATCTCAATTAAGGGCGAGTACCCTAGGACAAGGAAATGCTGATAGTATTTTAGTTAATGCCGATAATGTCACCTTAACTAACGGTAGTCGCATCAACACTGAAACAGATGGTCAATTTCAAGCAGGAAATATCACTCTCAACCTCAAAGAAAACCTTTTTATTTCTGGAAACAATAGCGGTTTATTTGCCAATACCCAAGTTAATTCTACAGGGAATGGAGGTAGTATTAACATTAACGCACCCTTACTTAATATTATCAATGAAGGAGAAATTGCCGTTAATAGTTTAGGTAGTGGAGAAGGAGGAGACATAACAGTTAATACGAATAACCTTAACCTCGATAACGGCGATATAACAACTCAAACCCTCAGTAGTGATGGCGGTAACTTAACCCTCAACATTCAAAACCTATTAACTTTATTTAACAGTAGTAATATAACAGCAACGGCAGGTACAGCCCAAGCAGGAGGAGATGGAGGAAATATTCTTCTCAATGCACCTTTCATCATTTCTTCTCCTGCCAATCCTTTTAATGCCATAACTGCCAATGCTTTTGAAGGAGATGGAGGAAATATCGACATTACCACTAATTTAATATTAGGGGGAGAATTTTTTACCATTAGTGCCTCCTCACAATTAGGATTAGATGGAGAAGTTATCATCCGTAACCCCAACGTAGATCCTACCTCTGGTTTAATTAGTTTAGATTCAAACTTTGTAGATGTAGAGAATTTAATTAATCAGAATGCTTGTAAATTCATTGGCAATAAATTAGCAGGTTCATTTTACATTATCAAAAAAGGAGGATTACCAGCACAACCGAATGATTTTAATTATCAAAATATCATCCTTACTCCTTGGCTAAATTTGGATTTCGACACGAAAGAAAAACCGACAAATCTTAGTCTATCTCGTGAAAAATTGACTTTACCACCTTCCCTTTCTTTTTCTTGCGTTACTCAGTAG